The following proteins come from a genomic window of Paenibacillus sp. CAA11:
- the ybaK gene encoding Cys-tRNA(Pro) deacylase codes for MQIHKTNAMRILDTKHISYQIHSYDPEDGRIHGTAVAEKINRPEERVYKTLAAHNKQNIYIFVIPVSGELDLKKAAKAAGEKKIEMLPVKELQKWTGYIRGGCSPIGMKKLYPTYVDQQAAAIDSIIVSAGKIGVQVELEPQDLLDTVQAKFADLIQL; via the coding sequence ATGCAAATTCATAAGACAAACGCCATGCGGATTTTAGACACCAAGCACATTTCATATCAAATCCATTCCTATGATCCCGAGGACGGAAGAATCCATGGCACAGCGGTGGCTGAGAAAATTAACCGGCCAGAAGAACGAGTATACAAGACACTTGCGGCCCATAACAAACAGAATATATATATCTTTGTCATTCCTGTATCAGGCGAGCTGGATTTGAAGAAGGCGGCAAAAGCTGCGGGCGAGAAGAAAATAGAGATGCTGCCGGTAAAGGAGCTCCAAAAGTGGACGGGTTATATACGCGGCGGATGTTCTCCCATTGGTATGAAGAAGCTGTACCCCACTTATGTCGATCAGCAGGCTGCAGCAATAGACAGCATCATTGTTAGTGCAGGTAAAATCGGAGTTCAGGTAGAATTAGAGCCACAGGATCTGCTAGATACGGTTCAAGCCAAGTTTGCTGATTTAATTCAGCTCTGA
- the treC gene encoding alpha,alpha-phosphotrehalase: MTYQEWWRKSTIYQVYPKSFMDTTGNGVGDIRGLIDKLDYLKNLGIDMVWLQPVYVSPQNDNGYDVADYCQINPDYGTMEDFDELVRELKSRGMELMLDIVVNHSSTEHRWFQESRKSRDNPYRDYYIWKDPGPDGGYPNNWQSKFGGPAWQYDETTGQYFLTLFDKTQADLNWENPKLREEVIKLMTFWAEKGVRGFRLDVINLISKDQQFPDDDVSVLPGDGRRFYTDGPRVHEFIKELNEKVFSPYQIVTVGEMSSTTLENCIRYSNPSEHEFSMTFSFHHLKVDYPHGQKWELMPYDFEQLKRLLSEWQVGMQQGGGWNALFLNNHDQPRALSRFTDDFQYRKEGAKLLATTLHGLQGTPYVFQGEEIGMPNPQWNDISELRDIESLNMYRIMQENGKTREEAFEIIKQRSRDNSRTPMQWNSDAQAGFTTGTPWIKVDERYPEINAEREMNDPDSIFNHYKRLISLRKEYPILTEGIYHRLDEAHPQVFAYSRSSENETLVVVSNFSNEAVEFEFPQDFVLEQLDGREHTLLIGNTEEKPALRKLISLSPFASYMWLIHDLKKLN, encoded by the coding sequence ATGACTTATCAAGAATGGTGGCGGAAATCAACAATCTATCAGGTGTATCCCAAGAGCTTCATGGATACGACAGGAAATGGCGTTGGAGATATCCGCGGCTTGATCGACAAGTTAGATTATTTAAAAAATTTAGGAATTGATATGGTGTGGCTTCAGCCCGTCTATGTATCTCCGCAAAATGATAACGGTTACGATGTGGCAGATTACTGCCAGATCAATCCGGACTATGGGACGATGGAGGATTTCGATGAACTCGTTCGAGAACTGAAGTCCCGCGGCATGGAGCTCATGCTGGATATTGTGGTCAACCATTCATCGACAGAGCATCGATGGTTCCAAGAAAGCCGCAAATCTAGGGATAATCCTTATCGCGATTATTACATCTGGAAGGACCCGGGCCCTGACGGCGGTTACCCTAATAACTGGCAGTCCAAATTCGGTGGACCTGCGTGGCAGTATGATGAAACCACCGGGCAATATTTCTTAACATTGTTTGACAAAACCCAGGCAGATCTGAATTGGGAAAATCCGAAGCTTCGGGAAGAAGTAATTAAATTAATGACCTTCTGGGCCGAGAAGGGTGTTCGGGGTTTTAGACTAGACGTCATTAATCTAATCTCGAAGGATCAGCAGTTCCCCGATGACGATGTAAGCGTTCTACCGGGAGATGGGCGAAGATTTTATACAGATGGCCCAAGAGTCCATGAATTTATTAAGGAATTGAACGAGAAAGTCTTCTCTCCTTATCAAATTGTGACCGTTGGTGAAATGTCATCTACTACCCTGGAGAACTGCATTCGTTATTCCAATCCTAGTGAACATGAATTTTCGATGACCTTTAGCTTCCATCATCTGAAAGTAGATTACCCGCACGGACAGAAATGGGAGCTCATGCCCTATGACTTCGAGCAGTTGAAGCGTCTCTTGTCCGAATGGCAGGTTGGAATGCAGCAAGGGGGAGGCTGGAACGCGCTCTTCCTGAATAATCACGATCAGCCGCGCGCCTTGTCGAGATTCACGGATGACTTCCAATATCGGAAGGAAGGCGCGAAGCTGCTTGCCACTACGCTTCACGGGCTTCAAGGAACGCCTTATGTTTTTCAGGGAGAAGAAATAGGTATGCCTAACCCACAATGGAATGATATTTCGGAATTACGGGATATTGAATCTCTCAACATGTACCGAATCATGCAGGAGAATGGGAAGACACGGGAAGAGGCTTTTGAGATCATTAAGCAGCGTTCTCGCGATAACTCCAGAACTCCGATGCAGTGGAACTCGGATGCACAGGCAGGCTTCACTACCGGAACCCCGTGGATTAAAGTCGATGAACGATATCCAGAAATTAATGCAGAGAGAGAAATGAACGATCCCGATTCGATCTTTAACCACTACAAGAGACTTATTTCGCTGCGCAAGGAGTATCCGATCTTAACTGAGGGGATTTATCATCGTTTGGATGAAGCACATCCCCAGGTATTTGCTTATTCCCGTTCCTCTGAGAATGAAACGCTAGTGGTTGTCTCCAATTTCAGCAATGAAGCAGTAGAATTTGAGTTCCCTCAAGACTTTGTGCTGGAGCAGCTTGATGGAAGAGAGCATACACTGCTCATTGGCAACACAGAGGAGAAGCCGGCATTGCGGAAGTTGATATCGCTGTCACCATTTGCTTCCTATATGTGGCTTATTCACGACCTTAAGAAATTAAACTGA
- the treP gene encoding PTS system trehalose-specific EIIBC component produces MAIDRKQVESIIEAVGGKENIEAATHCVTRLRFALADESKIDERMLEQNDLVKGHFSTQGQFQVVIGPGIVDKVYDEMISITGGQRSSKEDVKKLAGKKQNPLQQAIKVLADIFIPILPAIVTAGLLLGINNILTGPGIFYEGKSLVEVYPAWTDFASIINLIANTAFTFLPALIGWSAVTRFGGSPLLGIVLGLILVHPDLLNANNYATAKLEGTVPVWDLFGWHINKIGYQGQVLPVLVSSYLLSKIEIFLRKRVADSIKLLVVAPVTLLITGFLAFTVIGPITFAIGNAITDGLTYIFDTLPALGGLLYGGFYALLVVTGLHHTFLAVDVQLIGSTGGTYLWPMLALSNIAQGSAALAMLFVLRDQKTKGLAVTSSVSAFLGVTEPAIFGVNIRYKYPFIFGMIGSAIGGILLTINHVLASSIGVGGVPGFLSIFPDQWGVFFIGMAIVLVIPFVLTVLYGKSATRKRQAAGASTEASSAASGQIVTTSPDRKEPVDVLEIHAPISGVAENLDQVPDPAFAEKQMGDGIAIEPSSGKVVAPFDAKVVHVIKSKHAMILEHASGVQVLIHVGIETVSLKGNGFKLHAEIGDEVKAGQLLLEFDMEAIRNAGLPLITPIIIPDGQDIVERVEQAETGKVDAGRHTVLKVHLAS; encoded by the coding sequence ATGGCAATTGATCGTAAGCAGGTTGAGAGTATCATTGAGGCTGTTGGCGGAAAAGAGAATATTGAAGCAGCAACTCACTGTGTGACAAGACTCCGTTTCGCTCTAGCCGATGAGAGTAAAATAGATGAACGTATGCTGGAGCAGAATGATCTGGTAAAGGGACATTTCTCCACCCAAGGACAATTTCAAGTCGTCATCGGTCCGGGAATCGTCGATAAGGTCTATGACGAGATGATCTCCATAACAGGTGGGCAGCGTTCTTCTAAGGAAGATGTGAAGAAGCTGGCAGGGAAGAAGCAGAATCCGCTGCAGCAGGCTATTAAGGTGCTTGCAGACATCTTTATTCCGATCCTGCCAGCGATCGTTACAGCAGGTCTGCTGCTTGGGATTAATAATATTTTAACGGGTCCGGGGATCTTTTACGAAGGAAAGTCGCTTGTAGAGGTATATCCGGCATGGACCGATTTTGCTTCGATCATTAACTTGATTGCGAATACGGCCTTTACCTTCTTGCCGGCCCTGATCGGTTGGTCCGCAGTAACCCGGTTTGGTGGTAGCCCGCTGCTCGGAATTGTGCTGGGGCTAATCCTGGTTCATCCGGACTTGCTAAATGCAAATAACTATGCAACAGCTAAGCTGGAAGGTACTGTTCCGGTATGGGACCTGTTTGGCTGGCATATTAACAAGATTGGTTATCAGGGACAAGTTTTGCCCGTGCTCGTGTCTTCTTATTTGCTATCTAAAATTGAAATTTTCCTGCGCAAGCGTGTAGCCGATTCCATTAAGCTTCTTGTTGTTGCGCCGGTTACGCTTCTGATTACAGGCTTCTTAGCTTTTACCGTGATCGGTCCAATTACGTTCGCTATTGGCAATGCGATTACGGATGGCCTTACTTACATCTTTGATACTTTACCAGCTCTTGGCGGTCTACTATACGGAGGTTTTTACGCCCTGCTTGTCGTAACAGGCCTGCATCATACCTTCCTTGCTGTGGATGTACAGCTTATCGGCAGTACAGGCGGTACTTATCTGTGGCCAATGCTTGCATTGTCCAATATTGCCCAAGGTTCTGCGGCTCTGGCCATGCTGTTTGTGCTTAGAGACCAGAAGACAAAGGGCCTGGCTGTAACCTCTTCGGTATCGGCCTTCCTTGGAGTCACAGAGCCAGCCATCTTCGGGGTTAATATCCGTTATAAATACCCATTCATTTTTGGAATGATCGGTTCGGCTATTGGCGGTATTCTGCTTACTATTAATCATGTTCTTGCTTCATCTATCGGAGTGGGAGGTGTTCCTGGCTTCCTCTCTATCTTCCCGGATCAATGGGGAGTATTCTTCATTGGCATGGCTATTGTTCTCGTAATTCCGTTCGTTCTTACCGTATTGTATGGTAAATCCGCGACCCGCAAACGGCAAGCGGCTGGAGCGAGCACTGAAGCTTCATCTGCGGCTTCTGGCCAGATTGTAACAACTTCACCGGATCGTAAGGAACCTGTGGATGTACTGGAGATTCACGCACCTATATCAGGGGTCGCTGAGAATCTGGATCAAGTTCCGGATCCGGCTTTTGCAGAGAAGCAGATGGGTGATGGCATAGCGATTGAGCCTTCGAGCGGAAAGGTCGTAGCCCCATTTGATGCTAAGGTTGTTCATGTAATCAAAAGCAAGCATGCAATGATTCTTGAACATGCGAGCGGGGTTCAAGTGCTGATCCATGTAGGTATTGAAACCGTTTCACTGAAGGGCAATGGCTTTAAATTGCATGCGGAGATCGGTGATGAGGTCAAAGCTGGCCAGCTGCTGCTTGAATTTGATATGGAGGCCATTCGAAATGCAGGATTGCCTCTGATAACACCGATCATTATACCTGATGGGCAGGATATCGTAGAACGGGTAGAGCAAGCGGAGACCGGAAAGGTTGATGCAGGTAGGCATACGGTTCTTAAAGTTCACTTGGCCTCTTAA